A genomic window from Winogradskyella sp. J14-2 includes:
- the sufC gene encoding Fe-S cluster assembly ATPase SufC gives MLKINNLHASVEDKAILKGINLEVKPGEVHAIMGPNGSGKSTLASVIAGKEEYEVEEGEILLEGENIDELEAEERAHKGIFLSFQYPVEIPGVSVTNFMKTAINETRKAKGLDDMPANEMLKMIREKSELLEIDRKFLSRSLNEGFSGGEKKRNEIFQMAMLEPKLAILDETDSGLDIDALRIVANGVNKLKSKANAVIVITHYQRLLDYIVPDYVHVLLDGKIVKSGSAALAHELEAKGYDWIKEEVGV, from the coding sequence ATGTTAAAGATAAACAACTTACACGCAAGCGTAGAAGACAAAGCGATACTAAAAGGTATTAACCTTGAAGTTAAACCTGGTGAAGTACACGCCATTATGGGACCAAACGGTTCTGGTAAAAGCACCTTGGCGTCTGTAATAGCAGGAAAAGAAGAGTACGAAGTTGAAGAAGGTGAAATTTTGCTTGAGGGAGAAAACATTGATGAACTTGAAGCCGAAGAACGTGCGCATAAAGGTATTTTTCTTTCATTTCAATATCCCGTAGAAATCCCAGGCGTCAGTGTTACCAACTTCATGAAAACAGCAATCAATGAAACACGCAAAGCTAAAGGTCTAGATGATATGCCTGCCAATGAAATGCTGAAGATGATTCGTGAAAAATCTGAGCTTTTAGAAATAGATCGTAAGTTCTTATCACGTTCTTTAAACGAAGGCTTTTCTGGTGGCGAGAAAAAGCGTAACGAAATTTTTCAGATGGCAATGTTAGAGCCGAAATTAGCGATATTAGACGAAACAGACTCTGGGCTAGACATTGATGCACTTAGAATTGTTGCCAATGGTGTAAACAAACTAAAATCTAAAGCTAATGCCGTCATTGTTATTACGCACTACCAAAGATTGCTAGATTATATCGTTCCAGATTACGTGCACGTATTGCTTGATGGTAAAATAGTTAAATCTGGCTCTGCGGCACTTGCGCACGAGTTAGAAGCTAAAGGATACGATTGGATTAAAGAAGAAGTCGGCGTATAA
- a CDS encoding DUF3078 domain-containing protein, with the protein MNRKLLLSAVLILTVAFSFSQTKEELQAQKAEKQAEADKFQAEADALQAQIDALPGWRVGAFGTIGGSLSGFNNWYAQGSPNNNSGNIGITFNAFANKIEDKYFWRNSLLANLAWVKFDDRDNPTDDDSFRAGTDVFNLSSLYGQKLSEKWAISGLMEYRTTLIDNFNDPGFLDVGVGATWTPIENLIVVIHPLNYNFVFADNDAAFNSSAGAKIVADYTRQIGAIAFKTNFSTFQSYEDSDLSNWTWTNSFSYTLWKMIGVGFDFGLRSNQQEAANFQGVPLADADNDLQSYYTIGLSYKF; encoded by the coding sequence ATGAACAGAAAATTACTTTTATCCGCAGTCTTAATACTTACGGTTGCTTTTAGTTTTTCTCAAACAAAAGAGGAATTACAGGCGCAAAAAGCCGAAAAACAAGCAGAAGCAGACAAATTTCAAGCAGAAGCAGATGCTTTACAAGCACAAATAGATGCCTTACCTGGCTGGCGTGTTGGTGCGTTTGGTACCATTGGCGGTAGTTTATCAGGTTTTAACAACTGGTATGCCCAAGGTTCGCCAAATAATAATTCTGGTAATATTGGCATTACATTTAATGCCTTTGCCAACAAAATTGAAGACAAATATTTTTGGAGAAACTCTCTTTTAGCCAATTTAGCATGGGTAAAATTTGATGACAGAGACAACCCTACTGATGATGATAGCTTTAGAGCCGGAACAGATGTCTTTAACTTATCGTCTCTTTATGGTCAAAAATTGAGTGAAAAATGGGCGATCTCCGGTTTAATGGAATACAGAACCACACTCATAGATAACTTTAATGATCCTGGTTTTTTAGACGTTGGTGTTGGTGCAACTTGGACACCGATTGAAAATTTAATAGTGGTAATACACCCACTAAACTATAATTTTGTTTTTGCAGACAACGATGCTGCCTTTAATTCTTCAGCTGGTGCCAAAATAGTAGCAGACTATACCAGACAAATTGGTGCCATTGCATTTAAAACTAATTTCTCTACATTTCAAAGTTACGAAGACAGTGATCTCTCTAACTGGACGTGGACCAACTCATTTAGTTATACCTTATGGAAAATGATTGGTGTTGGTTTCGATTTTGGTTTAAGAAGCAACCAACAAGAGGCTGCTAATTTCCAAGGAGTACCTTTAGCTGATGCAGATAACGATTTACAATCATATTACACCATAGGTTTAAGCTACAAATTCTAG
- a CDS encoding SufE family protein, protein MTIEEIQNEIIEEFSMFEDWEERYQYMIDLGKTLPLIEAQYKTDDHIIKGCQSKVWVHAEMNDNKVEFTADSDAIITKGIIAILIRAFSNQHPKDIIEANTDFIDKIGLKEHLSPTRANGLVSMIKQLKMYAIAYQTQLK, encoded by the coding sequence ATGACTATTGAAGAAATTCAAAACGAAATCATAGAAGAGTTCTCTATGTTTGAGGATTGGGAAGAACGCTATCAATATATGATAGATTTAGGTAAAACCCTTCCTTTAATCGAAGCACAATACAAAACCGATGACCACATTATAAAAGGCTGTCAAAGTAAGGTTTGGGTGCACGCTGAAATGAATGATAACAAAGTAGAATTTACTGCAGACAGCGATGCCATTATAACCAAAGGCATCATTGCTATATTAATTAGAGCGTTCTCTAACCAACACCCAAAAGATATCATTGAGGCAAATACTGATTTTATTGATAAAATAGGCTTAAAAGAACATCTATCACCTACAAGGGCCAACGGATTGGTTAGTATGATAAAACAATTAAAAATGTATGCAATAGCATACCAAACACAGCTGAAATAA
- a CDS encoding META domain-containing protein, giving the protein MKFLLSIITLVVLTGSCNSAKETLTEQKKHMAPSSLSGTYNINQLESKDILSKALIITFNDSKNQVSGFSGCNTFFANYTIKENTIKFGPIATSKKYCRPEQNNLENTFLKALNSINTFILKSDGVTFLNEDTEVFKAIKSEAARPSKDDIVKENYKKLKVIYNTSSRSSFKHIEISKTKIKISKDRTLKTTRSYACDKQDWQALEELLNNAVVEHLDALEAPTDKRLYDGAPHATLAVIKGDVEMMTPTFDHGNPPKEIETLVNKVLSMAENATKQ; this is encoded by the coding sequence ATGAAATTCTTACTGAGTATTATTACATTAGTAGTATTGACAGGGTCTTGTAATTCTGCTAAAGAAACACTTACAGAACAAAAAAAGCATATGGCACCATCCAGCCTTTCTGGAACTTACAACATAAATCAATTAGAATCAAAAGACATCTTGTCTAAAGCACTTATAATTACATTTAATGATTCTAAAAATCAGGTTTCAGGATTTTCAGGCTGCAATACGTTTTTTGCAAATTATACAATCAAAGAAAATACTATTAAATTCGGACCAATTGCAACATCCAAAAAATACTGTAGACCAGAGCAAAACAACTTAGAAAACACCTTTCTAAAAGCATTAAATAGTATTAATACTTTTATTCTTAAAAGTGATGGCGTTACTTTTTTAAATGAAGACACAGAAGTTTTTAAGGCCATAAAAAGTGAAGCCGCAAGACCCAGCAAAGATGACATTGTAAAAGAGAATTACAAAAAACTTAAGGTTATATATAATACCTCATCGAGAAGCTCTTTTAAACATATCGAGATTTCAAAAACTAAAATCAAAATCTCAAAAGATAGAACTTTAAAAACAACACGCTCCTACGCGTGTGATAAGCAAGATTGGCAAGCGCTAGAAGAACTGCTTAACAATGCAGTAGTAGAACATCTAGATGCGCTAGAGGCACCAACAGATAAGCGACTTTATGATGGTGCACCGCACGCAACACTGGCCGTTATAAAAGGTGATGTAGAAATGATGACGCCAACATTTGATCATGGAAACCCGCCAAAAGAAATAGAAACCCTAGTTAATAAAGTGTTATCTATGGCAGAAAATGCAACTAAACAATAG
- a CDS encoding hydroxymethylglutaryl-CoA synthase family protein: MSATGIDAIAFYVPNLYVSMDHLAEVRGIPAEKLKKGLGLKKMAVPNIGEDAATFAANALLNLITQNNIDPNEIGRVYLGTESAIDGSKPTATYAVEIIEKELAKTYGERSFKNCDILDMTFACVGAVDALHNSIDWVKQNANRKAVVIASDLSKYDINSTGEYTQGAGAVALLVSHNPSILEINSVWGIASKSEGDFFKPRRIFKKAELLKAVFKDLNLNTSEEKINEFMASSDSEFWSDSNDIVEVFKEEPVFDGQFSNACYNDRITEALAHFKTQKDINFSNDWHKIVFHLPYAFHGRRIIFDNWLQWLKASNTYEKLENEIGRLEDSDKKEWSKKAYKSQLYSNFVNSKIAQGEYASSEIGNMYTASIFMSLLSLLSDSYNNNIDLSRKTIGFIAYGSGSKSKVFEGVVKENWSSKVSLIKLFETLNQRASIDVDTYENIHRSKIETPIHNGSKISLDFIEREKTNYGLRRYSVK, encoded by the coding sequence ATGAGCGCTACAGGAATTGACGCAATAGCATTCTATGTTCCAAACCTTTATGTTTCTATGGATCATCTTGCTGAGGTTAGAGGAATTCCTGCAGAAAAACTAAAAAAAGGTTTAGGCCTTAAAAAAATGGCAGTACCAAATATTGGAGAGGATGCTGCTACATTTGCGGCCAATGCACTTCTTAACCTAATAACTCAAAACAACATAGATCCCAACGAGATTGGCCGAGTATATCTAGGAACAGAAAGTGCCATAGATGGGTCAAAACCCACAGCAACCTATGCTGTAGAAATCATTGAAAAAGAACTTGCTAAAACTTACGGAGAACGGAGTTTTAAAAACTGCGATATTTTAGACATGACATTTGCCTGTGTTGGTGCTGTAGATGCCCTACATAACAGTATTGATTGGGTTAAGCAAAATGCTAATAGAAAAGCTGTTGTAATTGCTTCAGATCTTTCTAAATACGACATCAATTCCACAGGCGAATATACCCAAGGCGCAGGTGCAGTAGCTTTATTGGTAAGTCACAATCCATCGATATTAGAAATTAATTCTGTTTGGGGAATTGCCTCAAAGAGCGAAGGAGACTTTTTTAAACCAAGAAGAATTTTTAAAAAAGCAGAACTTTTAAAAGCCGTATTCAAAGATTTAAATCTTAATACTTCCGAAGAAAAAATAAATGAATTTATGGCTTCATCAGATTCAGAATTCTGGTCTGACAGTAACGATATAGTTGAAGTTTTTAAAGAAGAACCCGTTTTTGACGGGCAGTTTTCTAATGCTTGTTATAATGATAGAATTACAGAAGCACTCGCTCATTTTAAAACTCAAAAAGATATAAATTTTAGTAATGATTGGCATAAGATAGTATTTCATTTACCCTATGCATTTCATGGAAGAAGGATTATTTTTGATAATTGGTTACAATGGTTAAAAGCTTCTAATACCTATGAAAAATTAGAAAATGAGATAGGTAGATTAGAGGACTCAGACAAAAAAGAGTGGTCTAAAAAAGCTTATAAATCTCAACTCTACAGTAACTTTGTAAATTCTAAAATTGCTCAAGGAGAATACGCTTCTTCAGAAATCGGTAACATGTACACGGCCTCAATCTTCATGTCTCTTTTAAGCTTGTTGTCAGATAGTTACAATAACAATATTGACCTATCAAGAAAAACTATTGGTTTCATAGCTTATGGAAGCGGCTCAAAATCTAAGGTTTTTGAAGGTGTTGTAAAAGAAAACTGGAGTTCTAAAGTGTCTTTAATAAAACTTTTTGAAACTTTAAATCAAAGAGCCTCTATAGATGTAGATACATATGAGAATATTCATCGTTCTAAAATTGAAACTCCAATACACAACGGAAGTAAAATTTCGTTAGACTTTATTGAGCGAGAAAAGACTAATTACGGCCTGCGCCGCTATAGTGTAAAATAG
- a CDS encoding DUF2480 family protein produces the protein MAEDIINRVANSKLKVIDLEDYYPNGRRVLFDIKNWLLEGLVLRESDFRTSVKEHNWAQYKDCYVALYCSTDAIVPDWAYMLISLELEEFSKLTAIGTLDHLESIIYTKIISDLDVSIYKDMPVIIKGCSHKPVPTNALVLLSQKLKPVAKSIMFGEACSAVPLFKRKK, from the coding sequence ATGGCAGAGGATATTATAAACAGAGTAGCAAACAGTAAGCTTAAGGTTATTGATTTAGAAGACTACTATCCAAATGGACGTCGCGTATTGTTTGATATAAAAAACTGGTTACTAGAAGGGCTAGTGCTTCGCGAAAGTGATTTTAGAACCTCCGTTAAAGAACACAACTGGGCTCAATACAAAGACTGTTATGTTGCATTATACTGTTCAACAGATGCCATTGTTCCCGATTGGGCATATATGCTTATTTCATTAGAGCTTGAAGAATTTTCTAAACTTACAGCTATAGGCACTCTAGATCATCTAGAATCTATTATCTATACCAAAATAATTTCGGATTTAGATGTTAGCATTTATAAAGACATGCCTGTAATTATAAAAGGCTGCTCTCATAAACCCGTGCCAACAAACGCTCTAGTTTTACTATCGCAAAAATTAAAGCCTGTTGCCAAATCTATTATGTTTGGCGAGGCCTGCTCTGCTGTTCCTTTATTTAAAAGGAAAAAATAA
- a CDS encoding HesB/IscA family protein encodes MIKVSEQAKKKVVELMSDDGYNPNTDYIRVGVKSGGCSGLSYDLKFDREQIEGDKVFEDNGVKIIVDKKSFLYLIGTTLEYSGGLNGTGFVFNNPNANRTCGCGESFSL; translated from the coding sequence ATGATTAAAGTTTCTGAACAAGCTAAGAAAAAAGTCGTCGAACTTATGAGTGACGATGGCTATAATCCTAATACCGACTACATTAGAGTTGGCGTTAAAAGTGGTGGTTGCTCTGGTTTATCTTACGATTTAAAATTTGATAGAGAGCAGATTGAAGGTGATAAAGTCTTTGAAGATAATGGTGTAAAAATCATTGTTGACAAAAAGAGTTTTCTATACCTTATAGGCACTACTCTAGAATATTCCGGAGGTTTAAACGGAACTGGTTTTGTGTTTAATAATCCAAACGCCAATAGAACATGTGGTTGTGGCGAATCATTTTCACTATAA
- a CDS encoding aminotransferase class V-fold PLP-dependent enzyme: MKVETPFNAEVIRKDFPILNRKVNGKPLIYLDNAATSQTPQQVIDVIVDYYSNYNANIHRGVHALSQEATDAYEKARIKIQKHFNAAKAYEIIFTSGTTHGINLVANGFSSILKKGDEIIVSALEHHSNIVPWQMLCERTGAQLKVIPMNNNGELVLSEFYKLLNQNTKLVFVNHISNALGTINPIETIIEKAHQVGAAVLVDGAQSCPHIKPDLQALDVDFYVCSAHKICGPTGIGMLYGKERWLKKLPPYQGGGEMIAEVTFEKTTYADLPHKFEAGTPNVCGGIAFGAAIDYMNTIGFDAIAQYENELLVYATEQLLKIEGLTIYGTATHKTSVISFNVGNIHPYDIGTILDKMGIAVRTGHHCAQPIMDFYSIPGTIRASFMFYNTKEEIDAFISALKKAVIMLS; encoded by the coding sequence ATGAAAGTAGAGACACCTTTTAATGCTGAAGTCATCAGAAAAGACTTCCCCATCCTTAACCGAAAGGTTAATGGAAAACCTTTAATATACCTAGACAATGCAGCAACATCACAAACACCTCAACAGGTCATTGATGTTATTGTAGATTACTATAGTAACTACAACGCCAATATTCACAGAGGTGTGCATGCGTTAAGTCAAGAAGCTACAGATGCTTATGAAAAAGCACGTATAAAAATCCAAAAACACTTTAATGCTGCTAAGGCGTATGAGATTATTTTTACATCTGGTACCACTCATGGTATCAATTTGGTTGCAAATGGGTTCTCTTCAATTTTAAAGAAGGGAGATGAAATTATAGTTTCTGCTTTAGAGCATCATAGCAACATTGTACCTTGGCAAATGCTCTGTGAAAGAACAGGAGCTCAACTCAAGGTAATACCAATGAATAACAATGGAGAATTGGTACTTTCTGAGTTCTACAAGCTGCTTAACCAAAACACAAAACTTGTTTTTGTCAACCATATTTCTAATGCCCTAGGAACTATAAATCCAATAGAAACTATTATTGAAAAAGCGCATCAAGTTGGTGCTGCAGTATTAGTAGATGGTGCACAGTCGTGCCCGCATATAAAACCAGATTTACAGGCTCTAGATGTAGATTTTTATGTTTGTTCTGCACACAAGATTTGTGGCCCAACTGGTATTGGTATGCTTTACGGAAAAGAAAGATGGCTAAAAAAACTACCTCCTTATCAAGGTGGAGGAGAAATGATAGCAGAAGTTACCTTTGAGAAAACTACATACGCTGACTTACCACATAAATTTGAAGCTGGCACACCCAACGTTTGCGGTGGTATTGCCTTTGGTGCTGCCATAGATTACATGAATACCATTGGTTTTGATGCCATTGCTCAGTACGAAAACGAACTTTTGGTTTACGCAACAGAACAACTTTTAAAGATTGAAGGCTTAACCATATACGGAACCGCAACACACAAAACCTCTGTTATATCATTTAATGTAGGTAATATTCACCCTTACGATATCGGTACCATATTAGATAAAATGGGAATTGCCGTACGTACAGGTCACCACTGCGCCCAACCCATAATGGATTTTTATAGCATTCCTGGTACTATTAGAGCATCTTTTATGTTTTATAATACCAAAGAAGAAATAGATGCGTTCATCTCAGCACTTAAAAAAGCAGTAATTATGCTGTCTTAA
- the sufB gene encoding Fe-S cluster assembly protein SufB codes for MSKYTEDDLREELKTKEYEYGFYTDIESETFPNGLNEDIVRAISKKKEEPQWMTEWRLEAFKVWKEMKEPDWANVNYEKPDFQAISYYSAPNSKPKYNSLDEVDPELLATFKKLGISLDEQKKLAGVAMDVVVDSVSVATTFKETLAEKGIIFMSISEAIKEHPELVKKYIGTVVPQKDNFYAALNSAVFSDGSFCYIPKGVRCPMELSTYFRINQAGTGQFERTLVIADKGSYVSYLEGCTAPSRDENQLHAAVVELIALDDAEIKYSTVQNWFPGNAEGKGGVYNFVTKRGLCEKNAKISWTQVETGSAVTWKYPSCVLKGDNSVGEFYSIAVTNNYQQADTGTKMIHLGKNTKSTIISKGISAGKSQNSYRGLVQISPRANNARNFSQCDSLLMGNECGAHTFPYIEAKNKTAQIEHEATTSKIGEDQIFYCNQRGIDTEKAIALIVNGFSKEVLNKLPMEFAVEAQKLLEISLEGSVG; via the coding sequence ATGAGTAAGTATACTGAAGACGATTTAAGAGAAGAACTAAAGACCAAAGAATACGAATATGGTTTTTATACAGACATTGAATCTGAAACGTTTCCTAATGGACTAAACGAAGATATAGTAAGAGCAATATCAAAGAAAAAAGAAGAGCCGCAATGGATGACAGAGTGGCGACTTGAAGCTTTTAAAGTTTGGAAAGAAATGAAAGAGCCAGATTGGGCTAATGTAAATTACGAAAAACCAGACTTTCAAGCAATTTCTTATTATTCTGCACCCAATAGCAAACCCAAATACAACAGTTTAGATGAAGTTGACCCTGAGCTTCTGGCTACATTTAAAAAACTAGGGATTTCTTTAGACGAACAAAAAAAATTAGCTGGTGTAGCTATGGATGTTGTTGTAGATTCTGTTTCTGTAGCAACAACTTTTAAAGAAACTCTTGCTGAAAAAGGCATCATTTTTATGAGTATATCTGAAGCCATAAAAGAGCATCCAGAACTTGTAAAAAAATACATTGGTACCGTTGTACCACAAAAAGATAATTTTTATGCAGCCCTAAATTCGGCTGTATTCAGTGATGGATCATTCTGCTACATTCCAAAAGGAGTGCGTTGTCCTATGGAACTTTCTACCTACTTCCGTATTAACCAAGCAGGTACAGGTCAATTTGAAAGAACACTTGTTATCGCAGACAAAGGAAGCTACGTATCTTACCTAGAAGGATGCACCGCACCAAGCAGAGACGAAAACCAATTACATGCAGCTGTTGTTGAACTTATTGCTTTAGATGATGCAGAAATAAAATATTCAACAGTGCAAAACTGGTTTCCTGGAAACGCTGAGGGCAAAGGTGGTGTATACAACTTTGTAACCAAACGTGGTTTGTGCGAGAAAAATGCTAAAATTTCATGGACGCAGGTAGAAACTGGTTCTGCTGTAACATGGAAATACCCAAGTTGCGTTCTTAAAGGAGATAACTCTGTTGGCGAATTTTATTCCATCGCTGTTACTAACAACTATCAGCAAGCAGATACTGGAACCAAAATGATTCACTTAGGTAAAAACACCAAGTCAACCATTATCTCAAAAGGGATCTCTGCCGGAAAATCTCAAAATTCATACAGAGGACTTGTACAAATAAGCCCAAGAGCAAACAATGCACGTAATTTTTCACAATGTGATAGTTTGTTAATGGGTAACGAATGTGGTGCGCATACGTTTCCGTACATAGAAGCTAAAAACAAAACTGCTCAAATAGAACACGAAGCTACAACAAGTAAAATTGGTGAAGACCAGATTTTTTATTGTAACCAACGTGGTATTGATACAGAAAAAGCTATTGCGTTAATCGTTAATGGTTTTAGTAAAGAAGTACTTAATAAGCTTCCGATGGAATTTGCCGTTGAAGCACAAAAATTATTAGAAATTAGTTTAGAAGGTTCTGTTGGGTAA
- a CDS encoding DUF59 domain-containing protein produces MSESTIDTTVLGDKIVRVLKTIYDPEIPVDIYELGLIYDVFVNEDYEVKILMTLTTPNCPVAETLPLEVEEKVKSINEVKDAEVEITFDPPWSQDLMSEEAKLELGML; encoded by the coding sequence ATGAGCGAATCAACTATAGATACCACTGTACTTGGAGATAAAATAGTCCGTGTTTTAAAAACCATCTATGATCCAGAAATTCCTGTAGACATCTACGAATTAGGATTAATTTATGATGTTTTCGTAAATGAAGACTACGAAGTAAAAATACTAATGACCTTAACTACGCCAAATTGCCCAGTAGCAGAGACTTTACCTTTAGAAGTTGAAGAAAAGGTAAAATCTATCAATGAAGTTAAAGATGCCGAGGTAGAAATTACATTCGACCCTCCATGGTCTCAAGACCTTATGAGCGAAGAAGCCAAGCTAGAACTAGGGATGTTATAA
- the sufD gene encoding Fe-S cluster assembly protein SufD — protein sequence MELKEKLVSSFMAFENMVDVDSPIHDIRTEAIKHFENEGFPTKRQEAWKYTSLNSVLKYDYSVFPKHEDALEFKDVKKYFIHDIDSYKIVFIDGKYSSYLSQTTHDGIDVCLMSAALTKPKYRLVIENYFNKIPSKDSLSSLNTAFSAEGAYIHIPKNKLVEKPIQILHFSTGNEAALMLQPRNLVVVGENSHVQIIERHQSLTDNPVLTNAVTEIFTNKRAIVDYYKIQNDRETASLIDNTFINQKQESIAKVHTFSFGGKITRNNLNFYQNGERIDSTMKGITIIGNKQHVDHNTLVHHIEPNCESHQDYKGIFGDSATGVFNGKVLVEKEAQKTDAFQANNNILLSDKASINTKPQLEIFADDVKCSHGCTIGQLDESAMFYLRSRGIPEKEARGLLMFAFSNNVLDSVKIPEIKNRITKIIANKLGVNIGFDL from the coding sequence ATGGAATTAAAAGAAAAATTAGTGTCGTCTTTCATGGCATTTGAGAATATGGTAGATGTAGATTCTCCTATCCATGATATAAGAACTGAAGCTATAAAACATTTTGAAAATGAAGGTTTTCCTACAAAGCGTCAAGAAGCATGGAAGTACACCTCTTTAAATTCGGTTTTAAAATATGATTATAGCGTATTTCCGAAGCATGAAGATGCTTTAGAATTTAAAGATGTAAAAAAATATTTTATTCACGATATCGACTCTTACAAAATTGTTTTTATTGATGGTAAGTATTCTTCGTATTTATCGCAAACCACGCATGATGGTATTGATGTTTGCTTAATGTCTGCCGCACTTACCAAACCAAAATATAGGTTAGTTATTGAAAATTATTTTAATAAAATTCCTTCAAAAGATAGTCTATCATCATTAAATACAGCATTTTCAGCAGAAGGAGCATACATCCATATCCCTAAAAATAAACTTGTTGAAAAGCCCATACAGATTTTACATTTTTCAACAGGTAATGAAGCGGCATTAATGCTTCAACCGAGAAACTTAGTTGTAGTAGGCGAAAATTCTCACGTGCAGATTATAGAACGTCATCAGAGCTTAACAGACAATCCTGTTTTAACCAACGCTGTTACCGAAATTTTTACGAACAAACGTGCTATTGTAGACTACTACAAAATTCAAAATGACAGAGAAACAGCTTCTTTAATTGATAACACGTTTATTAACCAAAAACAAGAAAGTATAGCTAAGGTACATACCTTCTCGTTTGGTGGAAAAATTACAAGAAATAACCTCAACTTCTATCAAAACGGTGAGCGTATAGACTCTACAATGAAAGGTATTACCATCATTGGTAACAAGCAACATGTAGATCATAATACATTAGTGCATCACATAGAACCCAATTGTGAGAGTCACCAAGACTACAAAGGTATTTTTGGTGACAGTGCTACTGGTGTTTTTAATGGTAAGGTTCTAGTAGAGAAAGAAGCTCAAAAAACAGATGCTTTTCAGGCAAATAACAATATTTTATTGAGCGATAAAGCGAGTATAAATACAAAGCCACAATTAGAGATATTTGCAGATGACGTAAAATGTTCTCACGGCTGTACCATTGGGCAACTCGATGAAAGTGCTATGTTCTATTTACGCTCTCGTGGTATACCAGAGAAAGAAGCCAGAGGGTTGTTAATGTTTGCTTTTAGCAATAACGTTTTAGATTCGGTAAAAATACCCGAAATTAAAAACAGAATTACTAAGATTATAGCTAATAAATTAGGCGTAAATATAGGTTTCGACCTCTAA